One part of the Hippoglossus hippoglossus isolate fHipHip1 chromosome 11, fHipHip1.pri, whole genome shotgun sequence genome encodes these proteins:
- the lratd2a gene encoding protein LRATD2a has protein sequence MGNQMDKLSHLSYAEVPTMDPNGVDTEEGPRIGVSYIFSGDDDELENDGCAVDGTVKEPKQEEKQYDQRDEVECAVYNREECIYEKSSKCATLEVYSPENLLNKCKAGDLVEFVATGQYPHWAVYVGDFQVVHLHRAEVKNSFLTDASQGRRCRIVNDFYRFKALGADMVVQNAMEQVGLKDRELSWRNPECFAAWCRFGKREFKMGGEIRIGKQPYRLKIIMSDKHSHVLEFQSLEDMVMEKRRNDYLGRRAVQQELAAHFNTVNREPGAD, from the coding sequence ATGGGGAACCAGATGGACAAGCTGTCACATTTAAGTTACGCAGAAGTTCCCACGATGGACCCGAACGGCGTGGACACGGAGGAGGGTCCGCGCATCGGCGTCTCCTACATATTCTCCGGCGACGACGACGAGCTGGAGAATGACGGCTGCGCGGTCGACGGCACCGTGAAGGAGCCGAAGCAGGAAGAGAAGCAGTACGACCAGAGGGACGAGGTGGAGTGCGCCGTGTACAACCGGGAGGAGTGCATCTACGAGAAGAGCAGCAAGTGTGCCACCCTGGAGGTTTACTCCCCGGAGAACCTGCTCAACAAATGCAAAGCGGGGGACTTGGTGGAGTTCGTGGCCACGGGGCAGTACCCGCACTGGGCCGTGTACGTGGGGGACTTCCAGGTGGTGCACCTGCACAGAGCCGAGGTGAAGAACAGCTTCTTGACGGACGCGAGCCAGGGCAGGAGGTGCCGGATCGTGAACGACTTCTACAGGTTCAAAGCGCTGGGAGCGGACATGGTGGTGCAGAACGCCATGGAGCAGGTGGGCTTGAAGGACCGGGAGCTGAGCTGGAGGAACCCGGAGTGCTTCGCTGCCTGGTGCAGGTTCGGCAAGAGGGAGTTTAAGATGGGCGGGGAGATCCGGATAGGCAAGCAGCCGTACAGACTGAAAATAATCATGTCGGACAAACACTCGCATGTGCTGGAGTTTCAGAGTTTGGAGGACATGgtgatggagaagaggaggaacgaCTATCTGGGCAGGAGGGCGGTGCAGCAGGAGCTGGCCGCGCACTTCAACACCGTCAACAGGGAGCCAGGAGCCGACTGA